In one window of Drosophila innubila isolate TH190305 chromosome 2L unlocalized genomic scaffold, UK_Dinn_1.0 4_B_2L, whole genome shotgun sequence DNA:
- the LOC117779822 gene encoding polycystic kidney disease 2-like 1 protein translates to MHGNVLLGPPRLRQIRVKKGQCKYHPVFSKYLPECYSPYTWLTENRDEYKGIKWQSMSKAGATPLWGEFEIYSGAGYITNFSYDNEENIQLVKKLRQENWINHGTRLLLLEFSLYHVNTRLFELVKFMVEIPPTGSCIPMVKLRTLRRESFINNPSWLMSFITFAYYVFICSSSYREIFLINAMGFCNYIRVMINLADFSCCLVIEIIN, encoded by the exons ATGCATGGAAATGTATTGCTTGGACCACCGAGACTTAGGCAAATACGTGTCAAAAAGGGGCAGTGTAAGTATCATCCAGTTTTCTCCAAGTATTTGCCAGAATGCTATTCGCCCTACACTTGGTTAACTGAGAATCGTGACGAGTACAAGGGAATCAAGTGGCAAAGCATGTCTAAGGCCGGTGCGACCCCACTCTGGGGAGAGTTCGAGATATATTCTGGTGCCggatatataacaaatttcagCTATGACAATGAAGAAAATATTCAGTTGGTCAAGAAACTTAGACAGGAAAATTGGATTAATCATGGCACGCGTTTACTTCTACTAGAATTTAGTTTATATCATGTGAACACTCGTCTTTTTGAGTTGGTTAA ATTTATGGTAGAGATTCCTCCTACAGGTAGTTGTATACCCATGGTAAAGTTGCGCACTCTTCGACGTGAATCTTTCATCAATAATCCATCCTGGTTAATGAGCTTTATTACCTTTGCCTACTACGTTTTTATCTGTTCCAGCAGCTACAGggaaatttttcttattaatgCAATGGgcttttgtaattatataaGAGTCATGATTAATCTGGCAGACTTTTCGTGCTGTTTGGTAATTGAAATTATCAACTGA
- the LOC117781631 gene encoding polycystic kidney disease 2-like 2 protein codes for MVRWTVGNAQYDKMPKYNQITTWIYYISFVIFVYIMLMLSYQAIVINTYDEVKQVVMTRPSQLGTVIKLFIRDIYDLIYLLVCGKRKQRPLIDLDVKSEHGSEQRIDPRQAAEMAAMRQMEQKCPNSISQPDYLLGRLVRTAKRIKELEEVTNQGLKRLLEYYNILHKQHNMAAMRINGTEPDYETVV; via the exons ATGGTGCGATGGACTGTGGGCAATGCGCAGTACGATAAGATGCCAAAGTATAACCAGATTACCACATGGATCTACTACATATCCTTCGTTATCTTTGTGTATATTATGCTGATGCTTTCGTACCAGGCCATTGTGATCAACACTTACGATGAGGTTAAACAGGTTGTCATGACACGTCCCTCTCAATTGGGAACAgtcattaaattattcattagAGATATCTACGACTTAATATATCTGCTAGTTTGTGGTAAGCGCAAACAAAGACCTTTAATTGATTTGGATGTAAAAAGTGAACATGGATCAGAACAGCGCATAGATCCACGACAGGCAGCTGAAATGGCTGCCATGCGTCAAATGGAGCAAAA ATGTCCTAATAGCATATCACAACCAGATTATCTACTTGGGCGGTTGGTACG CACTGCCAAACGCATTAAGGAGTTGGAGGAAGTCACTAACCAGGGCTTAAAGCGCCTCCTTGAATACTATAATATCTTACATAAGCAGCATAACATGGCAGCGATGCGTATTAATGGCACTGAACCAGATTATGAAACCGTTGTTTAA